A genome region from Bradyrhizobium commune includes the following:
- the purB gene encoding adenylosuccinate lyase: MIPRYSRPEMASIWEPQTRFKIWFEIEAHAADALAELGTIPKEAAKTVWAKAKNATFDVARIDEIERETKHDVIAFLTHLAEIVGPEARFVHQGMTSSDVLDTCLNVQLTRAADLLLADLDKVLAALKKRAFEHKMTPTIGRSHGIHAEPVTFGLKLAYAYAEFSRAKERLVAARKEVATCAISGAVGTFAQIDPRVEEHVAKAMGLVPEPISTQVIPRDRHAMYFSTLGVIASSVERIAVEIRHMQRTEVLEAEEFFSEGQKGSSAMPHKRNPVLSENLTGLSRMVRAYVTPALENVVLWHERDISHSSAERMMGPDATVTLDFALVRLAGLIDRLLVYPANMQKNLDRLGGLVHSQRVLLALTQKGASREDAYKLVQRNAMPVWRGEGDFLQLLKKDTEVKKYLTDAEIEEQFDLGYHLKHVDTIFKRVFGES, translated from the coding sequence ATGATCCCCCGCTATAGCCGCCCGGAAATGGCCTCGATCTGGGAGCCGCAGACCCGGTTCAAGATCTGGTTCGAGATCGAGGCGCATGCGGCGGACGCGCTGGCCGAACTCGGGACGATCCCGAAAGAGGCCGCCAAGACGGTCTGGGCGAAAGCCAAAAATGCCACCTTCGACGTCGCCCGCATCGACGAGATCGAGCGCGAGACCAAGCACGACGTCATCGCCTTCTTGACCCACCTTGCCGAGATCGTCGGCCCCGAGGCGCGCTTCGTGCACCAGGGCATGACCTCCTCCGACGTGCTCGACACCTGCCTCAACGTCCAGCTCACCCGCGCCGCTGACCTCTTGCTCGCCGACCTCGACAAGGTGCTGGCGGCGCTGAAGAAGCGCGCTTTCGAGCACAAGATGACGCCGACCATCGGCCGCAGCCACGGCATCCATGCCGAGCCCGTGACCTTCGGCCTCAAGCTCGCTTATGCCTATGCCGAATTCTCACGCGCCAAGGAGCGCCTGGTCGCAGCGCGGAAAGAGGTCGCGACCTGCGCCATCTCCGGCGCCGTCGGCACCTTCGCCCAGATCGATCCGCGCGTCGAAGAGCACGTCGCCAAGGCCATGGGCCTCGTGCCCGAGCCGATCTCGACCCAGGTGATCCCGCGCGACCGCCACGCGATGTATTTTTCGACCCTTGGCGTGATCGCCTCCTCGGTCGAGCGCATCGCGGTGGAGATCCGCCACATGCAGCGCACCGAGGTGCTGGAAGCGGAAGAGTTCTTCTCGGAAGGGCAGAAGGGTTCCTCCGCGATGCCGCACAAGCGCAACCCGGTGCTGTCGGAGAACCTCACCGGCCTCTCCCGCATGGTCCGCGCCTATGTGACGCCGGCGCTGGAGAACGTCGTGCTCTGGCACGAGCGCGATATCTCCCACTCCTCCGCCGAGCGCATGATGGGCCCCGATGCGACCGTCACGCTCGACTTCGCGCTGGTGCGCCTCGCCGGCCTGATCGACAGGCTGCTCGTCTACCCTGCCAACATGCAGAAGAACCTCGACCGCCTCGGCGGCCTCGTGCATTCGCAGCGCGTGCTGCTAGCGCTCACGCAGAAGGGTGCAAGCCGCGAGGACGCCTACAAGCTCGTGCAGCGCAATGCCATGCCGGTCTGGCGCGGTGAAGGTGACTTCCTTCAGTTGCTGAAGAAGGACACCGAAGTGAAGAAATATCTCACCGACGCCGAGATCGAGGAGCAGTTCGACCTCGGCTATCACCTCAAGCACGTCGACACGATCTTCAAGCGCGTGTTCGGGGAGAGCTGA
- a CDS encoding metallophosphoesterase family protein: protein MLLAVFSDIHGNRQAFEACLKLARAKGAERFILLGDFVGYGADPEWVVDTAMDLVAHGAVAVRGNHDEAVNTTTETMNAEAQIAIEWTRGRLDVGQRRFLAELPMLVEDSDRLFVHSEASSPQRWHYVRSTADAAKSLIATPAHVTFCGHIHRPALYSMSVTAKMTSFVPKSDVPVQLLRGRQWLAVLGSVGQPRDGDPAASFVLFDTVSCEITYCRVPYDIAAAANKIRENGLPPWLADRLSQGR, encoded by the coding sequence GTGCTTCTCGCTGTCTTCTCGGATATCCACGGCAACCGGCAGGCCTTCGAGGCCTGCCTGAAGTTGGCCCGCGCGAAGGGCGCGGAGCGGTTTATCCTGCTTGGCGATTTCGTCGGCTATGGCGCCGACCCGGAGTGGGTCGTGGATACCGCCATGGATCTGGTCGCTCATGGTGCCGTCGCCGTCCGCGGCAATCATGACGAAGCCGTCAACACGACCACCGAGACCATGAATGCCGAGGCACAGATCGCGATCGAATGGACCCGTGGGCGCCTCGATGTCGGACAACGGCGTTTCCTGGCCGAGTTGCCGATGCTCGTGGAGGACAGCGACCGTCTGTTTGTGCATTCGGAGGCCTCCAGCCCGCAGCGCTGGCACTATGTCCGCTCGACCGCGGACGCCGCCAAGAGCCTGATCGCCACGCCCGCTCATGTCACATTTTGCGGCCACATCCACAGGCCCGCGCTCTATTCGATGTCGGTGACGGCGAAGATGACGAGTTTCGTGCCGAAGAGCGACGTCCCGGTGCAGCTGCTGCGCGGGCGGCAATGGCTGGCGGTGCTCGGCTCGGTCGGCCAGCCCCGCGATGGCGACCCCGCCGCGTCCTTCGTACTGTTCGACACGGTCTCGTGCGAAATTACCTATTGCCGCGTGCCCTACGACATCGCAGCCGCTGCGAACAAGATCCGCGAGAACGGCCTGCCGCCCTGGCTCGCCGACCGGCTCTCGCAGGGGCGGTAG
- a CDS encoding MotA/TolQ/ExbB proton channel family protein, whose protein sequence is MSSITIGPTARQASDPSERSALLFWMIFTGLSIFAIVLLWRFGLIRLMLTSDRTYISSVIALLYVATCGHCFLRTRAIAREGAAARRCRAVLAAPDGSRAIDASATALPRGLVRDHIESLVTKAAAQDYRPVDQTLLLRTLADRLRGSNGFGAFVSDTLMKLGLLGTIIGFIIMLAPIAGLDAADKVAMRSSMGLMSDGMAVAMYTTLAGLVGSILIRIQYYMLDAATQRVFSDAVVLTETYVTPALERRRPETPS, encoded by the coding sequence ATGAGCTCGATCACGATTGGTCCGACTGCGCGACAGGCCTCCGATCCATCCGAGCGCAGCGCGCTGCTGTTCTGGATGATCTTTACCGGGCTTTCGATCTTCGCGATCGTGCTGTTATGGCGGTTCGGCCTGATCCGTCTGATGCTGACCTCGGACCGCACCTATATCTCCAGCGTGATCGCGCTGCTCTATGTCGCCACCTGCGGTCACTGCTTTCTGCGCACGCGGGCGATCGCGCGCGAAGGGGCCGCGGCGCGGCGCTGCCGCGCGGTGCTTGCGGCGCCCGACGGCAGCAGGGCGATCGATGCGAGCGCAACCGCGCTTCCCCGCGGGCTGGTACGGGATCACATTGAGAGCCTGGTGACCAAGGCGGCCGCGCAAGACTACCGGCCGGTCGACCAGACGCTGCTGCTGCGGACGCTCGCCGACCGCCTGCGGGGTTCCAACGGCTTCGGTGCCTTCGTCTCCGATACGCTGATGAAGCTCGGTTTGCTCGGCACCATCATCGGCTTCATCATCATGCTGGCGCCGATCGCGGGGCTCGACGCCGCCGACAAGGTCGCGATGCGGTCCTCGATGGGCCTGATGAGCGACGGTATGGCGGTCGCGATGTACACGACGCTGGCCGGCCTCGTCGGCTCGATCCTGATCCGCATTCAATATTACATGCTCGATGCCGCGACCCAGCGCGTGTTCTCGGATGCCGTGGTGCTGACCGAGACCTACGTGACGCCGGCCCTGGAACGCAGGCGTCCGGAAACGCCGTCATGA
- a CDS encoding sensor histidine kinase: MRLVLQLVARLLLIVALCLGAATVWATFDAYRSVDRATTASAQRVAQALGALYWHELLLRSSRTREHLLPVPEWRTLETVKLISPGVCVEFQPATAFEKPLCGQSEGLGKAPPRWFAAIVPTFLGSHAEVVRPVSPRATAAGTVVATPDAAAAISLAWEYILNVIDVALLMAAAIALFASLAIAHTLAPARSIVTALQRMARGQYRTKLPRFRSMELAMIGSAVGELGGRLEEATEQRAALTRRLIEIRDDERRALARELHDEFGQNLSAILAFANTIETASAKQGEDNGIAQDARMISQATHHLMASLRDALKCLRNPLPEELGLEASLVNLVDSWRSQSATQPTIQLDLRGDLTDISGPAATTAYRVAQECLTNALRHGAAREISLRVERRAGEDDALLIRVEDDGGGDAARVSQSAGFGLTGIRERVTAAGGSLSILPANRGLSVAATIPLAA, from the coding sequence ATGCGCCTCGTGCTTCAGCTTGTCGCCCGTCTTCTTCTCATCGTTGCGCTCTGCCTCGGCGCGGCGACCGTGTGGGCCACGTTCGATGCCTATCGCAGCGTCGACCGGGCGACGACGGCCTCCGCGCAGCGCGTCGCGCAGGCGCTAGGGGCATTGTACTGGCATGAGCTGTTGTTGCGCAGCAGCAGAACGCGCGAGCACCTCCTGCCGGTTCCGGAATGGCGCACACTGGAGACGGTGAAGCTGATCTCGCCTGGCGTCTGCGTCGAGTTCCAGCCGGCGACCGCATTCGAGAAGCCGCTCTGCGGCCAGAGCGAGGGTCTGGGCAAGGCGCCGCCGCGCTGGTTCGCCGCGATCGTGCCGACATTCCTGGGCAGCCATGCCGAGGTGGTGCGGCCGGTCAGTCCCCGTGCCACGGCCGCCGGCACGGTCGTCGCAACGCCTGATGCCGCCGCCGCGATCTCGCTCGCCTGGGAGTACATCCTCAATGTCATCGATGTCGCACTGCTGATGGCGGCGGCAATCGCCCTGTTCGCCTCGCTCGCCATAGCGCACACGCTGGCGCCGGCGCGGTCCATCGTCACGGCACTTCAGCGCATGGCGCGCGGACAATATCGCACAAAGCTGCCGCGCTTCCGCTCGATGGAGCTGGCGATGATCGGCAGCGCCGTCGGCGAGCTCGGCGGCCGGCTGGAGGAAGCGACCGAACAGCGCGCGGCGCTGACGCGGCGGCTGATCGAGATCCGTGACGACGAACGCCGCGCCCTCGCCCGTGAGCTCCATGACGAGTTCGGCCAGAACCTCTCAGCCATCCTTGCCTTCGCCAACACGATCGAGACGGCCAGCGCAAAGCAGGGCGAGGATAACGGCATCGCGCAGGACGCCCGGATGATCTCGCAGGCCACCCATCATCTGATGGCCTCGCTGCGCGATGCGCTGAAGTGCCTGCGCAATCCCCTGCCCGAGGAGCTCGGGCTGGAGGCAAGCCTCGTCAACCTCGTCGACAGCTGGCGCTCGCAGAGCGCGACGCAGCCGACGATCCAGCTCGATCTCAGGGGCGATCTCACCGACATCAGCGGACCGGCGGCGACGACGGCTTATCGTGTCGCCCAGGAGTGCCTGACCAACGCACTGCGCCACGGCGCGGCCCGCGAGATCTCGTTGCGCGTCGAGCGGCGCGCCGGCGAAGATGATGCGCTTCTGATCCGTGTCGAGGACGATGGCGGCGGTGACGCGGCGCGCGTGTCGCAATCGGCCGGCTTTGGCCTCACCGGCATCCGCGAGCGCGTGACGGCCGCAGGCGGCTCGCTGTCGATCCTGCCCGCCAATCGCGGGCTCAGCGTCGCCGCCACCATCCCGCTCGCGGCGTGA
- a CDS encoding response regulator, whose translation MSEVAATGISVLLVDDHPIVRQGYRRVLESQGDLHVVAEADNAADAYGAFKAYDPDVVVLDISMPGASGLEAIRNIRARNPRARILVFTMHNEAVLVKAAFSTGASGFVTKSSEPSAVVNAIRSVARGERAMSDDIAHILAEDSLSSGSVLDQLGEREIEILHQFAGGATTEQIATHLNLSVKTVQNYHYLIKTKTGARTDAQLVRLAAACGLTRI comes from the coding sequence ATGAGCGAGGTCGCGGCAACAGGCATCTCCGTGCTGCTGGTGGACGATCATCCGATCGTGCGGCAAGGCTACCGCCGTGTGCTGGAAAGCCAGGGCGATCTCCATGTGGTGGCCGAAGCAGACAATGCCGCCGATGCCTACGGCGCCTTCAAGGCTTACGACCCCGATGTCGTCGTGCTCGATATCTCGATGCCCGGCGCGAGCGGCCTCGAAGCCATTCGCAACATCCGCGCGCGCAATCCGCGGGCGCGCATCCTGGTCTTCACCATGCACAACGAGGCCGTGCTGGTGAAGGCTGCCTTCAGCACCGGTGCCAGCGGGTTCGTGACCAAGAGCAGCGAGCCGTCAGCCGTCGTGAATGCGATCCGCAGCGTCGCCCGCGGCGAGCGGGCCATGAGCGACGACATCGCGCATATTCTGGCCGAGGACAGTCTGTCATCGGGCTCCGTGCTGGATCAGCTCGGCGAGCGCGAGATCGAGATCTTGCACCAGTTCGCCGGCGGCGCCACGACCGAGCAGATCGCGACGCATCTCAATCTCAGTGTGAAGACGGTTCAGAACTATCACTATCTGATCAAGACCAAGACCGGCGCGCGCACGGACGCGCAGCTCGTGCGGCTCGCAGCGGCTTGCGGGCTGACGAGGATTTAG
- a CDS encoding serine/threonine protein kinase — MPKSLVKSGAEIDGYTIGECVHAGGMATLWTVTHPDIDVPLLMKVPRASEGEDPAAIVSFEMEMMILPRLTGPHVPACFGTGDFAHQAYAVIERIPGTTLYKRLPDLPLPYEEARLLVAKIAAALADLHRQNVIHHDIKPSSIMFRESGEAVLIDYGLSHHNHLPDLLQEEFRLPYGTAPYMAPERLLGVRDDPRSDLFSLGVLLYFFTTGERPFGEGETLRAMRRRLWRDPQPPRKLRADYPPWLQEVVLRCLEIEPVWRYPTAAQLAFDLAHPSQVKLTARSERMKRDPLSVAWRRRFNQGVMQPRAKSDVAEQIASSPILAVALDAAEGAPELNEALRVTTERILATLPSARLACVNVLKLNRIAIDKTLDEEGSNKHIDRLVALRHWATPLKLDESRLSVHVLEAVDPATALLEFAEMNSVDHFIIGARQNSFRRTWLGSVSAKVAAEATCTVTVVRPPRMAVDAARAGAGVVWG, encoded by the coding sequence ATGCCCAAATCCCTGGTCAAATCAGGCGCGGAGATCGACGGCTACACGATCGGCGAATGCGTCCATGCCGGCGGCATGGCGACGCTGTGGACCGTCACCCATCCCGACATCGACGTGCCGCTGCTGATGAAGGTCCCGCGGGCCTCCGAGGGCGAGGATCCGGCGGCCATCGTCTCCTTCGAGATGGAGATGATGATTTTGCCGCGGCTGACCGGCCCGCATGTGCCGGCCTGTTTCGGCACCGGCGATTTCGCCCACCAGGCCTACGCCGTGATCGAGCGGATACCCGGGACTACGCTCTATAAGCGGTTGCCTGATCTGCCGCTGCCTTACGAGGAGGCGCGGCTGCTGGTGGCGAAGATCGCCGCCGCGCTCGCCGATTTGCACCGGCAGAACGTCATCCATCACGACATCAAGCCGAGCAGCATCATGTTCCGCGAGAGTGGCGAGGCGGTGCTGATCGACTACGGCCTGTCGCACCACAACCATCTGCCGGACCTGTTGCAGGAGGAGTTCCGGCTGCCTTACGGCACTGCACCCTACATGGCGCCGGAACGGCTCTTGGGCGTGCGCGACGACCCGCGCAGCGACCTGTTTTCGCTCGGCGTGCTGCTCTACTTCTTCACGACCGGAGAACGTCCGTTCGGCGAAGGCGAGACGCTGCGCGCGATGCGGCGCAGGCTGTGGCGCGATCCGCAGCCGCCGCGCAAACTTCGCGCCGACTATCCGCCCTGGCTTCAGGAGGTGGTGTTGCGGTGCCTCGAGATCGAGCCGGTCTGGCGCTATCCGACCGCAGCGCAACTCGCCTTCGATCTCGCCCATCCGAGTCAGGTCAAGCTCACCGCGCGCTCGGAGCGGATGAAGCGCGATCCGCTCAGCGTCGCGTGGCGCCGCCGCTTCAACCAGGGCGTCATGCAGCCGCGCGCGAAATCCGACGTCGCGGAGCAGATCGCATCGAGCCCGATCCTCGCGGTCGCGCTCGATGCCGCCGAAGGCGCGCCGGAGCTGAACGAGGCGCTGCGCGTCACCACCGAGCGCATTCTGGCGACGTTACCCTCGGCGCGGCTCGCCTGCGTCAACGTGCTCAAGCTCAACCGCATCGCGATCGACAAGACGCTGGATGAGGAGGGCTCCAACAAGCACATCGACCGCCTGGTGGCGCTCCGCCATTGGGCGACGCCGCTGAAGCTCGATGAGAGCCGGCTGTCGGTTCACGTGCTGGAAGCGGTCGATCCCGCCACGGCGCTGCTGGAATTCGCCGAGATGAACTCGGTCGACCATTTCATCATCGGGGCGCGGCAAAATTCGTTCAGGCGCACCTGGCTCGG
- a CDS encoding M20 aminoacylase family protein has protein sequence MPIVNRIAALSDEMAAWRHDFHENPELQYEVHRTAGIVAEKLRAFGCDEVVTGIGRTGVVGVIRGRKSASGKTIGLRADMDALPILEAADVPYASKVPGKMHACGHDGHTAMLLGAAKYLAETRNFDGTAIMIFQPAEEGGGGGKAMVDDGLMTRWKIEQVYGMHNMPGLPEGHFATTPGPMLASSDNVQITVTGKGGHAGAGPHKSVDSVLIGSQIVNALQSIVARNVDPLKSAVISITQFHAGTAFNIIPETAELCGTVRTLDPEVRDLVERRIAEVADNVARAYGGSAETKYTRMYPVTVNHARETGVAADVARDIVGAERVDDRIAPAMGAEDFSFMLEARPGAMVLVGMGDSPACHHPAYVFNDNILGHGASFWVRLIETTMPAG, from the coding sequence ATGCCCATCGTCAATCGCATCGCCGCCCTCTCCGACGAAATGGCCGCCTGGCGGCATGACTTCCACGAGAACCCGGAGCTGCAATACGAAGTCCACCGCACCGCCGGCATCGTCGCCGAGAAATTGCGCGCGTTCGGCTGCGACGAGGTGGTGACGGGCATCGGCCGCACCGGCGTGGTCGGCGTGATCCGCGGCCGCAAGTCGGCCTCCGGCAAGACCATCGGCTTGCGCGCCGACATGGACGCGCTGCCGATCCTGGAAGCCGCCGATGTGCCCTATGCCTCGAAGGTCCCCGGCAAGATGCACGCCTGCGGCCATGACGGCCACACTGCCATGCTCTTGGGCGCCGCCAAATATCTCGCCGAGACGCGCAATTTCGACGGCACAGCAATCATGATCTTCCAGCCCGCCGAGGAAGGCGGTGGCGGCGGCAAGGCGATGGTCGACGACGGGCTGATGACGCGCTGGAAGATCGAGCAGGTCTACGGCATGCACAACATGCCAGGCCTGCCCGAGGGTCATTTCGCGACCACCCCGGGCCCGATGCTCGCCTCCTCCGACAACGTCCAGATCACCGTCACCGGCAAGGGCGGCCACGCCGGCGCAGGCCCGCACAAATCGGTCGACAGCGTCCTGATCGGCTCGCAGATCGTGAATGCGCTACAATCGATCGTCGCCCGCAACGTCGACCCGCTCAAGTCGGCCGTCATCTCCATCACGCAATTCCACGCCGGCACCGCCTTCAACATCATCCCCGAGACCGCCGAGCTCTGCGGCACTGTTCGCACCCTCGACCCTGAAGTCCGCGATCTCGTCGAGCGCCGCATCGCGGAGGTCGCCGACAACGTGGCGCGCGCCTATGGCGGCTCGGCCGAGACCAAATACACGCGCATGTACCCGGTGACGGTGAACCATGCGCGCGAAACCGGTGTCGCCGCCGACGTCGCCCGCGACATCGTCGGCGCAGAGCGCGTCGACGACCGCATCGCACCTGCGATGGGCGCCGAGGATTTCTCGTTCATGCTGGAAGCGCGTCCCGGCGCGATGGTGCTGGTCGGCATGGGCGATAGCCCAGCATGCCATCACCCGGCCTACGTCTTCAACGACAACATCCTCGGCCACGGCGCCTCGTTCTGGGTGCGCCTGATCGAGACGACGATGCCGGCGGGATAG
- a CDS encoding TetR family transcriptional regulator — MNEAVVLTPERILEVTEDVLRRYGLAKATVVDVARALDVSHGSVYRHFPSKASLREAVAKRWLDRIDAPLLAIAKEQGPAPDRLDRWLRTLFAAKRSRVLDDPEMFETYLTLAREACAAVRCHKDTMIDQIAAILADGVKQGVFAVNDLKVTARAIFDATCRFHHPAHADEWKDADLPARVDATLALVLRGLKAA; from the coding sequence ATGAACGAAGCCGTTGTCTTGACGCCGGAGCGGATCCTCGAGGTGACCGAGGACGTCTTGCGGCGCTACGGACTTGCCAAGGCCACCGTGGTCGACGTTGCCCGTGCGCTCGATGTGAGCCACGGCAGCGTCTATCGCCATTTCCCGAGCAAGGCCTCGCTACGCGAGGCCGTGGCCAAACGCTGGCTCGACCGCATCGACGCACCGCTGCTGGCAATCGCCAAGGAGCAGGGGCCTGCGCCTGACAGGCTCGACCGCTGGCTGCGCACGCTGTTCGCCGCCAAGCGTTCGCGCGTGCTCGACGATCCCGAGATGTTCGAAACCTATCTGACCTTGGCGCGCGAGGCCTGCGCGGCCGTCCGCTGCCACAAGGACACCATGATCGACCAGATCGCGGCGATCCTCGCCGACGGCGTCAAGCAGGGCGTGTTCGCGGTCAACGACCTCAAGGTGACCGCGCGCGCGATCTTCGATGCCACCTGCCGCTTCCACCACCCGGCCCATGCCGACGAGTGGAAGGATGCCGATCTGCCCGCGCGCGTCGATGCGACGCTCGCGCTGGTGCTGCGCGGGCTGAAGGCAGCGTAG